In the genome of Leptospira kanakyensis, one region contains:
- a CDS encoding DUF4215 domain-containing protein, which translates to MNKLFLYIVSLLFLFFFGCDLISEKEDKKDLTSLVAILVATNSNSANTNPPTNLSYTGSPFVFFRNAPISAKVPTAVGTIESCQTNVTMPTGISLSDSCTISGTATANKATTLYTITATNRYGTGSTTISIQVKDSLCGNGVIEGLEVCDDNNATNGDGCNNTCSGA; encoded by the coding sequence GTGAATAAATTATTTTTATATATTGTAAGTTTACTTTTTTTGTTTTTCTTTGGTTGTGACTTGATTTCTGAGAAGGAAGATAAAAAGGATCTTACTTCTTTGGTGGCAATTCTTGTAGCAACAAATTCAAATTCTGCTAATACAAATCCTCCCACAAATTTAAGTTATACTGGGTCACCTTTTGTATTTTTTAGAAATGCTCCTATTTCTGCCAAAGTTCCTACAGCAGTAGGAACAATAGAATCTTGCCAAACTAATGTTACAATGCCAACTGGTATCTCCTTATCAGATAGTTGTACAATTTCTGGTACAGCCACTGCAAATAAGGCCACGACATTATATACAATCACAGCAACCAATCGATATGGTACCGGTTCAACCACAATATCAATCCAAGTCAAGGACTCTCTTTGTGGAAATGGTGTCATTGAGGGGCTTGAAGTTTGTGACGATAATAATGCCACTAATGGTGATGGATGTAATAACACTTGCAGCGGTGCTTAG
- a CDS encoding CoA-binding protein → MNVADSEIKSLLESYKKITVYGLSQDLSKPSHYVPAYIRDKGWEVVGTYPKEHSVGGFKIYKSLEEVPKEDRKFIDVFRSSDKVPEVIDEILSLGGTEVIWLQLGICHPEAEKKAEDAGIRVVSNRCLIIEHRNYF, encoded by the coding sequence ATGAATGTAGCTGATTCCGAAATCAAATCCCTCCTTGAGTCTTATAAAAAAATTACCGTATACGGACTCAGTCAAGATCTTTCGAAACCCAGCCATTATGTGCCTGCTTATATCCGAGACAAAGGTTGGGAAGTGGTCGGAACCTATCCCAAAGAACATAGTGTAGGCGGATTTAAAATTTATAAAAGTTTAGAGGAAGTTCCAAAAGAAGATAGGAAATTCATCGATGTCTTTCGAAGTTCTGATAAAGTTCCAGAAGTAATCGATGAAATTTTAAGTTTAGGGGGAACTGAGGTGATTTGGCTTCAATTGGGAATTTGTCATCCGGAAGCGGAAAAAAAAGCCGAAGATGCAGGCATTCGAGTGGTATCCAACCGGTGCCTCATCATCGAACATAGAAATTATTTTTAA
- a CDS encoding DoxX family protein, which yields MNHSNTVERSIYQTGLRILLGAFLVFAGAGHLTWHRTEFLAQVPTWLPLNADLVVLLSGVVEITLGLSLIFLKNKQAQVGWIVALFFILIFPGNISQYVNGISAFGLDTDRARLIRLFFQPLLVYWAIWSCGSLADYQSKKKS from the coding sequence ATGAATCATTCCAACACAGTCGAAAGAAGTATTTATCAAACGGGATTACGAATCTTACTGGGTGCCTTTTTGGTTTTCGCAGGAGCAGGCCACCTAACATGGCATAGAACGGAGTTTTTAGCACAAGTGCCCACTTGGTTACCGCTGAATGCTGATTTAGTGGTTCTTTTATCAGGAGTGGTAGAAATCACTTTAGGATTGTCTTTGATTTTTCTGAAAAACAAACAAGCCCAAGTTGGTTGGATTGTTGCTTTGTTTTTTATTCTGATATTTCCAGGAAATATTTCTCAGTATGTAAATGGAATCAGCGCGTTTGGATTGGATACGGATAGAGCTAGGCTCATTCGTTTGTTTTTCCAACCTTTACTTGTGTATTGGGCCATTTGGAGTTGTGGGTCCTTAGCAGACTATCAATCGAAAAAGAAAAGTTAA
- a CDS encoding TonB-dependent receptor: MALIFENHSHINDRSIRQKRFFFSLIVRNSCYSILFFFFLSLLTTKAHAQNLEKKTDLTQEGTGTGSNPGAKPVEQGIRVTGKKDPRDREILRTPNSISRLNEQEIQDAGINRTNDIDKQVPNFSIIDSGSRNFTYFNIRGMRSIAFSEPAVGLILDGVPLNDNVALNTELYGLENIEVYRGSQATLFGKNFQGGVVEIRTKKPTNVAEGKITYDVGNYKKQEISTYYNAPIIKDTLYFGIAGKSTEREGYLSNVTGFYYPNNRPYEIPVEIYKTHPDGRKGKAGRFRLFFTPNEIFEADLQVSAESFDDGSLNLVNYLGAKSEREKALLQGCVAMPANCSKLYGTYINRVNGDRKVYWDYEGKSNVTGNTYSLATTTKLPHANLKTASAIRKMDIDPITADSDFTTVDQNRSIYVEKATTFLNDVYVESKDKNDPLQFKAGIYASSKVTNIDQAREHRSPIYVINDFPGLTAPTREKNLSRLQDRNVSFYTHNSYTFAEKFTVTLGARLERQESRLSHTEQAVGISRSGNPLGETLVLSDPYTINNRYNYNVSRMIFDYKPIENLMFFIGFSRGYKNAGYSTVVNIPDKAAFKPEINDTIEAGVKSEFFKGKFGLKYTQFYTETQNFHVVRAINLSQYINLNAEMVTIRGYELETFIKPQKDTKLGLSAGYTEGIFNKFYDSVLNRDFNGKWVHFIPKYDIVSYLQFRNEYGIFFRGEFQAVGQMYFAADNTVYSDPYYVINARVGYETDTISAYLYMNNINDRYYFTSYIDGTFQAVPGAPKTYGFMLTYKI, from the coding sequence ATGGCCCTTATTTTTGAGAATCACTCTCATATAAATGACCGCTCTATCAGACAAAAACGCTTCTTTTTTTCGCTGATTGTTCGTAATTCTTGCTATTCCATCCTTTTCTTCTTTTTTCTCTCGCTACTCACAACCAAAGCTCACGCACAAAACTTAGAGAAAAAAACCGACCTCACACAAGAAGGAACTGGAACCGGTTCCAATCCCGGAGCCAAACCTGTGGAACAAGGGATTCGTGTGACTGGCAAAAAGGATCCGAGGGACAGAGAAATCCTTCGGACTCCCAATAGCATCAGTCGTTTGAACGAACAAGAAATCCAAGATGCCGGAATCAACCGGACAAACGATATCGATAAACAAGTTCCCAACTTTTCCATCATTGATTCGGGATCGCGTAACTTTACTTATTTCAACATTCGTGGGATGCGAAGTATTGCTTTCAGTGAACCAGCAGTTGGTTTGATTTTAGATGGAGTTCCACTGAATGATAATGTGGCACTTAACACTGAGTTATATGGACTAGAAAACATAGAAGTATACCGAGGAAGCCAAGCAACTTTATTTGGAAAGAACTTCCAAGGGGGTGTGGTTGAGATTCGAACAAAAAAACCAACAAATGTAGCAGAAGGAAAAATTACTTACGATGTTGGAAATTATAAAAAACAAGAAATCTCAACTTATTACAATGCACCCATCATCAAAGATACTTTGTATTTTGGAATCGCTGGTAAATCAACGGAACGTGAAGGATATCTTTCTAATGTAACAGGGTTTTATTACCCAAACAATCGACCTTACGAAATCCCCGTTGAGATCTATAAAACTCATCCCGATGGAAGGAAAGGAAAAGCAGGACGATTTAGATTATTCTTCACACCGAATGAAATATTTGAAGCCGATTTACAAGTGAGTGCAGAGAGTTTTGATGATGGCTCTCTCAACTTAGTCAATTATTTAGGAGCAAAATCAGAAAGAGAAAAGGCTCTATTACAAGGATGTGTGGCAATGCCTGCCAACTGTTCTAAGTTATATGGAACATACATTAACAGAGTGAATGGAGATAGAAAAGTATACTGGGACTACGAAGGAAAAAGTAATGTAACAGGGAATACTTACTCTTTAGCTACAACTACCAAACTACCTCATGCCAACTTAAAAACTGCTTCTGCCATTCGAAAGATGGACATTGACCCAATCACTGCCGATTCTGATTTTACGACAGTAGACCAAAACAGGTCAATTTATGTAGAAAAAGCCACAACTTTCCTAAACGATGTTTACGTTGAATCAAAGGACAAAAATGATCCCCTGCAATTTAAAGCAGGAATTTATGCTTCCAGTAAAGTCACAAATATAGACCAAGCGAGAGAACACAGATCCCCGATTTATGTGATTAATGATTTCCCTGGACTTACTGCCCCCACCAGGGAGAAAAACTTATCAAGACTACAAGATCGAAACGTAAGTTTTTATACTCACAATAGTTATACATTTGCAGAAAAATTTACTGTAACCTTGGGTGCTCGATTAGAAAGACAAGAAAGCCGTCTTTCACATACCGAACAAGCAGTGGGAATTTCTCGTTCAGGAAATCCACTCGGCGAGACACTAGTATTATCCGACCCATACACAATTAACAATCGTTACAACTATAATGTATCCCGAATGATTTTTGATTATAAACCTATCGAAAACTTAATGTTTTTTATAGGATTCAGTCGCGGATACAAAAACGCAGGTTATAGTACGGTCGTAAATATTCCAGACAAGGCCGCATTCAAACCAGAAATTAATGATACAATCGAGGCCGGCGTTAAGTCCGAATTTTTTAAAGGAAAATTTGGATTAAAATATACTCAGTTTTATACAGAAACACAAAACTTTCACGTGGTGCGAGCCATCAACCTTTCACAGTATATCAACCTCAATGCAGAGATGGTTACAATTAGAGGTTATGAATTAGAAACATTTATCAAACCACAGAAAGATACCAAACTTGGACTTTCCGCTGGCTATACAGAAGGAATCTTTAACAAGTTTTACGACTCTGTTCTCAACCGTGACTTCAATGGTAAATGGGTGCATTTCATTCCGAAATACGACATTGTCAGTTACCTGCAATTTAGAAATGAATATGGTATTTTTTTCCGAGGTGAATTCCAAGCCGTCGGGCAAATGTATTTTGCAGCAGATAACACAGTTTATAGTGATCCGTATTATGTGATCAACGCAAGGGTTGGATACGAAACAGATACTATCTCCGCATATCTCTATATGAATAATATCAATGACAGGTATTATTTCACATCATACATCGATGGAACTTTTCAAGCGGTGCCAGGTGCACCAAAAACATACGGATTTATGTTGACTTATAAAATTTAA